A part of Variovorax sp. HW608 genomic DNA contains:
- a CDS encoding thioredoxin family protein: protein MSSSSSSDSRSYRAARRARAALSRASRRAVMTAAVALGATFLMNAQANAAPAVGQPAPDFIAVDTAGKPHRLSDFAGKYVVLEWTNPGCPFVRKHYGSGNMPATQKAATDKGVVWLAINSTERAASDYLQPQALEAWMKEHSGVPTAVLMDEDGVIGRTYGARTTPHIFIVDPKGTLVYAGGIDSIASARTEDIETATNYVNQALREAFGGKPISAATTRPYGCSIKYKA from the coding sequence ATGTCGTCATCGTCATCTTCCGATTCCCGTTCCTACCGCGCCGCGCGCCGGGCCCGGGCCGCATTGAGCCGCGCCTCGCGCCGCGCCGTGATGACGGCCGCGGTCGCCCTCGGCGCCACCTTCCTCATGAATGCCCAGGCCAACGCGGCCCCCGCCGTCGGCCAGCCGGCGCCCGATTTCATCGCCGTCGACACCGCCGGCAAGCCGCATCGCCTGTCCGATTTCGCGGGCAAGTACGTGGTCCTCGAGTGGACGAATCCCGGCTGCCCGTTCGTGCGCAAGCACTACGGCAGCGGCAACATGCCGGCCACGCAGAAGGCCGCCACCGACAAGGGCGTCGTCTGGCTCGCCATCAATTCGACCGAGCGCGCCGCCAGCGACTACCTGCAGCCGCAGGCGCTCGAAGCCTGGATGAAGGAACATTCCGGCGTGCCGACCGCGGTGCTGATGGACGAGGACGGCGTGATCGGCCGAACCTACGGCGCGCGCACCACGCCGCACATCTTCATCGTCGACCCCAAGGGGACGCTGGTCTATGCCGGCGGCATCGACAGCATCGCCTCGGCCCGCACCGAGGACATCGAGACCGCCACCAACTATGTGAACCAGGCGCTTCGCGAAGCCTTCGGCGGCAAGCCGATCAGCGCGGCGACGACTCGCCCGTACGGCTGCTCGATCAAGTACAAGGCCTGA
- the hemE gene encoding uroporphyrinogen decarboxylase, translated as MPFAPLKNDTFLRACWRQATDHTPVWLMRQAGRYLPEYVATRAKAGSFMGLATNVDHATEVTLQPLARYPLDAAILFSDILTVPDAMGLGLSFEAGEGPRFARPVRDEAAISALAVPDMDRLRYVFDAVTSIRKALAGRVPLIGFSGSPWTLACYMVEGAGSSDYRLVKTLMYSRPDLMHRLLGVNADAVAAYLNAQIAAGAQAVMVFDSWGGVLADGAFQEFSLAYTARVLAQLRRDGADGRPVPRIVFTKGGGLWLQDMRALDCEVLGLDWTVNLGRARALVGEGEGGKALQGNIDPNVLFAPPSQIEAEVAKVLQSFGKPHTDTQTNGATHIFNLGHGISQFTPPEHVAALVAAVHTQSRALRA; from the coding sequence ATGCCTTTCGCCCCCCTCAAAAACGACACCTTCCTGCGCGCCTGCTGGCGACAGGCCACCGACCACACGCCCGTCTGGCTCATGCGGCAGGCGGGGCGCTACCTGCCCGAATACGTGGCGACGCGCGCAAAGGCCGGCAGTTTCATGGGGCTCGCCACGAATGTGGACCATGCGACCGAGGTCACGCTGCAGCCGCTCGCGCGCTATCCGCTCGATGCCGCGATCCTCTTCTCCGACATCCTGACGGTGCCCGACGCGATGGGCCTCGGCCTGTCGTTCGAAGCCGGCGAGGGGCCGCGCTTCGCGCGCCCGGTGCGCGACGAGGCGGCGATTTCCGCGCTCGCCGTGCCGGACATGGACCGGCTGCGCTACGTCTTCGATGCCGTCACCTCGATCCGCAAGGCGCTCGCCGGCCGCGTGCCGCTGATCGGCTTTTCGGGCAGCCCGTGGACGCTCGCCTGCTACATGGTCGAAGGCGCCGGCTCCAGCGACTACCGGCTGGTCAAGACGCTGATGTACAGCCGCCCGGACCTGATGCATCGCCTGCTCGGCGTCAATGCCGATGCGGTGGCCGCCTACCTCAATGCGCAGATCGCGGCGGGCGCGCAGGCGGTGATGGTGTTCGACAGCTGGGGCGGCGTGCTCGCCGACGGCGCGTTCCAGGAATTCAGCCTCGCCTACACCGCGCGCGTGCTGGCGCAACTGCGCCGCGACGGCGCCGACGGCCGGCCGGTCCCGCGGATCGTGTTCACCAAGGGCGGCGGCCTCTGGCTGCAGGACATGCGCGCGCTCGACTGCGAAGTGCTGGGCCTCGACTGGACCGTGAACCTGGGCCGCGCGCGCGCCCTCGTCGGCGAAGGCGAGGGCGGCAAGGCGCTGCAGGGAAACATCGACCCGAACGTGCTGTTCGCGCCACCGTCGCAGATCGAAGCAGAAGTTGCCAAGGTGCTGCAAAGCTTCGGCAAGCCACACACCGACACACAGACGAACGGCGCGACGCACATCTTCAACCTCGGCCACGGCATCAGCCAATTCACGCCGCCCGAGCACGTCGCAGCGCTGGTTGCGGCGGTGCACACACAGTCCCGAGCCCTTCGCGCATGA
- a CDS encoding IS1634 family transposase: protein MFLRCNRRLKDGKTHEYWSVVENRRLSDGRVVQRQVLYLGEINASQREAWRKTIEVHDEGTRRQVALFPAGSMPADDANAIGIRLDQLRLERPRQWGACWLSCVLWQQLELDAFWSARLAPSREGTPWLQVLQTLVAYRLIDPGSEWRLHRHWFDASAMADLLNADFALAEKNTLYRCLDKLAAHKDELFKFLCRRWGELFGAKFDVLLYDLTSTYFESDVERSEHDKRQYGYSRDKRGDCRQVVIALIVTPEGFPLSYEVLSGNTADATTLGDFLDRIEQRYGRANRIWVMDRGVPTEDSLAKMRRMGASYLVGTPKGRLTKLEQGFLAQPWQRVREGVDVKRLGAEEDTYVLAQSAARIDKERAMRQRRLGRYVQRLQALQGQTLTRDQLLMKLGAARHEAGRAAHLIQVRLPQASSSSKTASFEFELDRARLRQVRRREGRYLLRTNLSAHDPAQLWTFYIQLTEVEQAFKELKHDLAIRPIYHSSEQRIEAHIFVAFLAYCLQVTLKAQLKRLAHGITPGEVIAKFKTMQMVDVHVPTTDGRELVLSRYTQPEADHRMLLDLLRLKLPDQPPPKITAKQGRITAEPIAL, encoded by the coding sequence ATGTTCTTGCGCTGCAACCGACGCCTGAAGGACGGCAAGACGCACGAGTATTGGAGCGTGGTGGAGAACCGCCGACTCAGCGATGGGCGTGTGGTGCAAAGGCAGGTGCTCTACCTGGGCGAGATCAACGCGAGCCAGCGCGAAGCCTGGCGCAAGACCATCGAAGTGCACGACGAGGGAACGAGACGCCAGGTGGCACTGTTTCCGGCCGGCTCGATGCCTGCGGACGACGCGAATGCGATCGGCATCCGTCTGGATCAACTGCGCCTCGAACGCCCGCGCCAGTGGGGGGCGTGCTGGCTGTCGTGCGTGCTGTGGCAGCAACTCGAACTCGATGCCTTCTGGAGCGCTCGCCTGGCGCCCTCGCGTGAAGGCACACCCTGGCTGCAGGTGCTGCAAACGCTGGTGGCCTATCGGCTGATCGACCCTGGCAGTGAATGGCGCCTGCACCGGCATTGGTTCGACGCCAGCGCGATGGCCGACCTGCTCAATGCCGACTTCGCATTGGCCGAGAAGAACACGCTGTACCGCTGCCTGGACAAGCTCGCAGCGCACAAGGACGAACTGTTCAAGTTCCTGTGCCGGCGCTGGGGCGAACTGTTCGGGGCGAAGTTCGACGTGCTGCTGTACGACTTGACCAGCACCTACTTCGAGAGCGACGTGGAGCGCAGCGAACACGACAAGCGCCAGTACGGCTACAGCCGCGACAAGCGAGGCGACTGCCGCCAGGTGGTGATCGCCTTGATCGTCACCCCCGAGGGCTTCCCACTGAGCTACGAGGTGCTCTCGGGCAACACCGCGGACGCCACGACGCTGGGCGACTTCCTCGATCGCATCGAGCAGCGCTACGGACGAGCTAACCGGATCTGGGTGATGGACCGCGGCGTGCCCACTGAAGACAGCCTGGCGAAGATGCGCCGCATGGGCGCCTCCTATCTCGTGGGCACACCCAAGGGGCGGCTGACCAAGCTCGAGCAAGGCTTCCTCGCACAGCCGTGGCAGCGCGTGCGCGAAGGCGTCGATGTCAAGCGCCTGGGCGCTGAGGAAGACACCTACGTGCTGGCGCAAAGTGCGGCACGCATCGACAAGGAGCGCGCGATGCGGCAACGCCGGCTCGGTCGCTACGTGCAACGCCTGCAGGCCTTGCAAGGCCAGACGCTCACGCGCGATCAACTGCTCATGAAGCTCGGTGCGGCCAGGCATGAGGCCGGGCGAGCCGCCCATCTGATCCAGGTTCGGCTGCCCCAGGCCAGCAGCAGTTCCAAGACGGCATCCTTCGAGTTCGAGCTCGATCGCGCCCGACTGCGCCAGGTGCGCCGCCGCGAGGGGCGCTATCTGCTGCGCACCAACCTCAGTGCCCACGATCCCGCCCAACTGTGGACGTTCTACATCCAGCTCACCGAGGTCGAGCAGGCGTTCAAGGAACTCAAGCACGATCTGGCCATACGCCCCATCTACCACTCCAGCGAGCAGCGCATCGAGGCCCACATCTTCGTGGCCTTCCTCGCCTACTGCCTGCAGGTCACCTTGAAGGCCCAACTCAAGCGCCTGGCGCACGGCATCACGCCTGGCGAGGTGATCGCGAAGTTCAAGACCATGCAGATGGTGGACGTGCACGTGCCCACCACCGATGGCAGAGAGCTCGTGCTGTCGCGATACACCCAGCCCGAGGCCGATCACCGCATGCTGCTGGATCTGCTGCGGCTGAAGCTGCCCGATCAACCGCCCCCGAAGATCACAGCCAAACAAGGCCGCATCACCGCCGAACCCATCGCGCTGTAG
- a CDS encoding primosomal protein N' — MNWRIDVAVQTPAHSALGDVLSYASGAPLTPGALLRVPLGRREVLGVAWAVRQDDAGPEAMELKPIGAVLDALAPLGDAWRDLVAFAARYYQRSLGEIALAALPPQLRDLSAVQLARRLKRKGAAGAPAASAPAPSPATLSAEQTEALARFDAEAGPFLLFGSTGSGKTEVYLRAVAALLAREPQAQALVMVPEINLTPQLEARFKERFGPDAVVSLHSGMTNPQRLASWLAAHSGAARIVLGTRMAVFASMPALRLIVVDEEHDPSYKQQEGARYSARDLAVWRGRRENAKVILGSATPSLESWHQSRPAASDDPGGRYLRLAMPSRIGTGALPRVRLVDMNLQPPKTVLSTALLDAIGQRIARGEQSMVFLNRRGYAPVLACGDCGWKSECPHCSAYRVFHKIDRTLRCHHCGFTERVPRACPECGNLDIAPVGRGTERLEEHLGELFAAVRRPDGSAVRIARIDADSTRRQGALESQLAAVHSGEVDVLVGTQMIAKGHDFRRITLVAAINPDGALFSGDFRAPERLFSLLMQSAGRAGRDAAYVSAQGATAEMWIQTHHPQHPLFAALKRHDYPAFAQGELEDRAAAGMPPFAFQALLRADARTQEAAQAFLGAANAAADGLPGALQVTRYPAVPLAIQRVANVERAQMLLESPSRAALQRLLCGWQAVLHELRRTPEGKGVIRWLVDVDPHSI, encoded by the coding sequence TTGAATTGGCGAATCGACGTCGCGGTTCAGACGCCGGCGCACAGCGCACTAGGGGATGTCCTTAGCTACGCCAGTGGCGCGCCGCTGACGCCCGGGGCCTTGCTACGGGTTCCGCTGGGGCGCCGCGAGGTGCTCGGCGTCGCCTGGGCGGTCCGGCAGGACGACGCCGGGCCGGAGGCAATGGAACTCAAGCCGATCGGCGCCGTCCTCGACGCGCTCGCCCCGCTCGGCGACGCCTGGCGCGACCTGGTCGCCTTTGCCGCCCGCTATTACCAGCGCTCGCTGGGCGAGATCGCGCTGGCCGCCCTGCCGCCGCAACTGCGCGACCTTTCCGCGGTCCAGCTTGCGCGGCGGCTGAAGCGAAAGGGCGCCGCTGGCGCACCGGCGGCAAGTGCCCCTGCGCCGTCCCCGGCGACGCTCAGCGCCGAGCAGACCGAGGCGCTGGCGCGATTCGACGCGGAAGCAGGCCCGTTCCTGCTTTTCGGCAGCACCGGGAGCGGCAAGACCGAGGTCTATCTGCGCGCCGTCGCCGCGCTGCTGGCGCGCGAGCCGCAGGCCCAGGCCCTGGTGATGGTGCCGGAGATCAATCTGACGCCCCAGCTCGAAGCCCGCTTCAAGGAGCGCTTCGGCCCGGACGCGGTGGTGTCGCTGCACAGCGGGATGACGAACCCGCAGCGGCTCGCGAGCTGGCTCGCCGCGCACAGCGGCGCAGCGAGGATCGTGCTCGGCACGCGCATGGCGGTCTTTGCGTCGATGCCGGCGCTGCGGCTCATCGTGGTCGACGAGGAGCACGATCCCAGCTACAAGCAGCAGGAAGGCGCCCGCTACTCGGCGCGCGACCTGGCCGTCTGGCGCGGGCGGCGCGAGAACGCCAAGGTGATCCTCGGCTCCGCCACCCCCTCGCTCGAAAGCTGGCACCAGAGCCGTCCGGCCGCAAGCGACGATCCGGGCGGCCGCTACCTGCGGCTGGCGATGCCGTCGCGGATCGGCACCGGCGCGCTGCCCAGGGTGCGGCTGGTGGACATGAACCTGCAGCCGCCGAAGACGGTGCTTTCGACCGCGCTGCTCGATGCCATCGGCCAGCGCATCGCGCGCGGCGAGCAGAGCATGGTCTTCCTGAACCGCCGGGGCTACGCGCCGGTACTGGCCTGCGGCGACTGCGGCTGGAAGAGCGAATGCCCGCACTGCAGCGCCTACCGGGTGTTCCACAAGATCGACCGGACGCTGCGCTGCCACCACTGCGGCTTCACCGAGCGCGTGCCGCGCGCCTGCCCCGAATGCGGCAACCTTGACATCGCTCCCGTGGGTCGCGGTACCGAGCGCCTCGAGGAACATCTGGGCGAGCTCTTCGCGGCAGTCCGGCGGCCCGACGGCAGCGCAGTGCGCATCGCCCGCATCGACGCCGACAGCACCCGCAGGCAGGGCGCGCTCGAATCGCAGCTCGCCGCCGTTCATTCGGGTGAAGTCGACGTGCTCGTGGGCACGCAGATGATCGCCAAGGGGCACGACTTCCGGCGCATCACGCTGGTGGCCGCGATCAATCCCGACGGGGCGCTGTTTTCAGGCGATTTCCGCGCGCCGGAGCGGCTGTTCAGCCTGCTCATGCAATCCGCCGGACGCGCCGGGCGCGATGCGGCCTACGTCTCGGCGCAGGGGGCGACCGCGGAGATGTGGATCCAGACCCATCACCCGCAGCATCCGCTCTTCGCCGCGCTGAAGCGGCACGACTATCCGGCGTTCGCCCAGGGCGAACTCGAAGACCGCGCCGCCGCCGGCATGCCGCCCTTCGCTTTCCAGGCGCTGCTGCGCGCCGATGCGCGCACGCAGGAAGCGGCGCAGGCATTCCTGGGCGCCGCGAATGCCGCGGCCGATGGTCTGCCAGGTGCGCTGCAGGTCACGCGCTATCCGGCGGTGCCGCTGGCGATCCAGCGCGTGGCGAACGTGGAACGGGCGCAGATGCTGCTGGAGAGCCCCTCGCGGGCGGCCCTGCAACGGCTGCTTTGCGGCTGGCAGGCCGTGCTGCATGAATTGAGGCGCACGCCCGAGGGCAAGGGCGTGATCCGGTGGCTGGTGGACGTGGACCCACACAGCATCTGA